Proteins encoded by one window of Haematobia irritans isolate KBUSLIRL chromosome 2, ASM5000362v1, whole genome shotgun sequence:
- the LOC142225127 gene encoding uncharacterized protein LOC142225127: MSPALPRGSIPPLKNGFLSLEETGIEPMTLCMSGENVNHCTTGVLYGCWYPKIPCIFNSQSTIIKYKHKQIHENRQNIQTAQTQLTQLLSQQDLSLYLESENTLYNSVTHKNKTTHIKKLDVLKQQHKKQLNIRTHNDWFVNKTEKDIPREVQWILSLGPKHALPHNNKSFPLLQVIAEGEDCVQTIESREEQEMARTKLTTLINDHLRRSQMSLRDKYISSTVVQTRQYLKENDDILILSADKGGKTVAMNKIDYDQKMKEILHDMCTYKRIKIDPTSRLQTKNNKLVEKLYNLNIITEQEKNKLTSRTAVAPRIYGLPKIHKESTPLRPICSSIDSPSYNLCKYIVGILRNITLDSKYNVKDSADFKTRLENMTIEDDEVLISFDVVSLFPSIPVKLAIQTIERKWTIIEQYTNMTKDLFIDLITFCIKDTRYFKFEDKIYEQLKGMPMGSPVSPIVADIIMEELLDEVFKNITKPPILTKYVDDIFAIIKASEVDETLKALNSFNRQIQFTKELEQDNKLPYLDSG; the protein is encoded by the exons atgtcaccagcattaccgagaGGTAGTATTCCGCCGCTGAAAAATGGTTTTTTGAGTTTGgaggaaactggaattgaacccatgaccctttgcatGTCAGGCGagaatgttaaccattgcacgacGGGGGTTCTCTATGGTTGTTGGTATCCAAAAATTCCTTGTATATTTAATTCTCAAAGCACAATTATCA AGtataaacacaaacaaatacACGAAAATCGACAAAACATTCAAACCGCGCAAACTCAACTGACACAGCTTTTATCACAACAAGATTTATCGTTGTACTTGGAGAGTGAAAACACTCTGTACAACAGCGTGACACACAAGAACAAAACAACACACATTAAAAAGCTAGATGTACttaaacaacaacacaaaaaacaGCTTAACATTAGAACTCATAACGACTGGTTTGTGAATAAGACAGAGAAAGACATACCGAGAGAAGTGCAATGGATTCTCTCACTGGGTCCAAAACATGCTCTCCCGCATAACAATAAAAGTTTTCCACTATTACAAGTTATCGCCGAAGGAGAAGATTGTGTACAGACAATTGAGAGCAGAGAGGAACAAGAGATGGCGAgaacaaaattgacaacattgatAAACGATCATTTACGAAGATCACAAATGAGCTTAAGAGATAAATACATATCAAGCACAGTGGTACAGACACGACAATATTTAAAGGAAAATGATGACATTCTAATTCTTAGTGCTGACAAAGGGGGAAAAACGGTTGCAATGAATAAAATTGACTATGATCAAAAGATGAAAGAAATATTACACGATATGTGTACGTACAAACGAATAAAAATTGATCCCACCTCTAGACTCCAAACGAAGAACAACAAATTAGTGGAAAAACTTTACAATCTCAATATTATTACCGAACAAGAGAAAAACAAGTTGACAAGCAGGACCGCAGTAGCTCCAAGGATTTACGGACTTCCAAAAATACATAAGGAGAGCACACCATTAAGACCTATTTGTTCTTCGATAGACTCGCCATCGTACAATTTATGTAAATACATAGTAGGTATATTAAGAAATATAACACTTGACTCTAAATATAATGTTAAGGACTCTGCGGATTTTAAGACAAGATTGGAAAATATGACGATTGAAGATGATGAAGTTTTAATATCCTTTGACGTGGTGTCATTATTTCCAAGCATTCCGGTAAAGCTAGCAATTCAGACGATTGAAAGAAAATGGACCATAATTGAGCAGTATACGAACATGACGAAGGATTTATTCAtagatttaattacattttgtatCAAGGACACcagatattttaaatttgaggacAAGATTTATGAGCAATTAAAAGGTATGCCAATGGGTTCCCCTGTTTCACCAATTGTAGCAGACATTATTATGGAGGAACTTTTAGACgaagtatttaaaaatattactaaacCACCGATATTAACAAAATACGTAGATGACATCTTCGCAATCATAAAGGCATCAGAAGTCGACGAAACACTAAAGGCCTTAAACTCATTTAatagacaaattcaatttacaaAGGAATTAGAACAGGACAATAAACTACCATATCTTGAC